One Mycolicibacterium sp. ND9-15 genomic window, ACTCTGTCCGGGCGCGCCCCGCCAGGCATTGCTTGGTGTAGAACGCCTGTCGGGCAGCGGATCCACTGCGATGCGGAACAGGCCGGGCAGGACTCGCGCCCTGATGTCGTCGGGAAGGCGCTCGTCCTTGACGAGGGCGAAGACGTCGTCGACGGCCCGCAGGGCGGGGTTGACGTTGTCGTGGATGGACACCTTGGAGTCGGTTCCGCGAACGACCTCGACGAGCCGGGCGTCGACTCCGGTGTCGCGGATCACCGACGCCAACCGGTCGTCGTGGGAGAACACGATGACCTGATGCGTTTGGACGACTTCGGAGAGAACCTGGACGAACCCGTCGATCTTCGCGGGATCCATCGCCTGGATGGGGTCGTCGAGCACGATGAACCGGAAGGGGCTGTCGGCGGCCATGGCTCGCGGTGCACGACCTGACGATGTACACGGAGATTCCGCTGCGGAGGTATCGAATGTTCATCGACGACTTTGTCGAGCGGGTGGGGCGAGACTCCGGAGCTGCTTGGCGACGCGGGCGGCACAGTCGAGGTGGACCGAGTGCTGCTCGAGATGGAGAGCGACTCCATTTCTCGATCGGATCTTCAAGCGGCTGAGAGTGATCCGTGGCGATTGATCACTCAGCGCGACGGAACAGCTCCGCAGGTCTACCGCGCCCGCTGATGCTGGTGGCACCGGTTGCAACGAGCTGGCTTTCCATGGCGCGTCGGAAGGTGTCGCGTTGTAGTGGCTCTGCAGCGATCACCTCGTGTGCGATGCGCAACTCGCGGAGCGTGAACTCGTCGCCGAGAAGGCCGTCCGGATCGGGCTTGTCTCGATAGCGCGACCGAACATCGTCAACCGCAAGCTTGATGATGTCTGCGTGATCGAAGGGCAGCCGTCCGGGCGCGTCGGTGGATACGAGTCGTGTTGTCTCGGCGAAGCGATCGGCCAACTGCTCCGGCCGAACCACTTGCAGGTGGGCGACGGATAACACCCAACCGCGGTCATCGCGCGTCGGGTTGTCGAAGACGTGGAGCTGTCGCGGGTGTAGGCCGCGCACGTTGGCCTTGTCGCGAAGAGGCCGGTCGACGGCGTCGGTGAGCGTCTCCCCCTCGTGGAGGAAGGTGCCGGGCAGCGCCCAGTCCGCACCCTGCGGCCGGCGTACTTCGAGCACGGCAAGCCCGAGACGGGGGTCAACCGTGAGGACGGCCGTATCGACGGGCACCGACGGCCACGGGTGATCCGTAAGGGATTTTCCGCTGGCGTCTCGGGACGTTTGGTCGCTCATGACGGAGCAGCCTTCTCCACTTGACAATTAGCGCATTTTTGCGCATAATCGCCTAGGGGTACATTACCGCGCCACTGACGAACACATCCATGTCGGCGCCGGGCAGTTGAATTGGGGGCAGCATGCAGAGAGTTCACGTAGGTGACGGTGTGAGCCGCGTTGCGCTGACGGTATTTCCTGTATGGGGGGAGATTGGTATCGAGCGCGACTACAGCACCGCAATCGCGGATGCATACGTCAGCGAAA contains:
- a CDS encoding NUDIX hydrolase, which codes for MSDQTSRDASGKSLTDHPWPSVPVDTAVLTVDPRLGLAVLEVRRPQGADWALPGTFLHEGETLTDAVDRPLRDKANVRGLHPRQLHVFDNPTRDDRGWVLSVAHLQVVRPEQLADRFAETTRLVSTDAPGRLPFDHADIIKLAVDDVRSRYRDKPDPDGLLGDEFTLRELRIAHEVIAAEPLQRDTFRRAMESQLVATGATSISGRGRPAELFRRAE